One Eurosta solidaginis isolate ZX-2024a chromosome 5, ASM4086904v1, whole genome shotgun sequence DNA segment encodes these proteins:
- the LOC137233759 gene encoding tax1-binding protein 3 homolog: protein MAKMAFQHQAGTVMECLSIPITLHKEKDFDGEGHEVLKCGFKIGGGIDQDFRKSPQGYTDYGIYVTEVHENSPASRAGLRVHDKILQCNGYDFTMVTHRKAVGYIRKNPILNMLVARKGVTST, encoded by the exons ATGGCTAAAATGGCTTTTCAGCATCAGGCCGGTACGGTCATGGAGTGTTTAAGT ATTCCTATTACACTTCATAAAGAGAAAGACTTCGACGGAGAAGGACATGAAGTTCTGAAATGCGGGTTCAAAATAGGAGGCGGTATAGATCAAGACTTCAGGAAAAGTCCGCAGGGATATACCGACTAT GGCATTTATGTCACCGAAGTTCATGAAAATAGTCCAGCTTCCAGAGCTGGCCTGCGTGTCCATGACAAAATATTGCAGTGCAATGGATACGACTTTACAATGGTAACTCATAGAAAGGCAGTTGGTTACATTCGAAAAAACCCTATTTTAAATATGCTAGTTGCAAGGAAAGGAGTTACATCCACCTAG
- the LOC137233509 gene encoding T-complex protein 1 subunit eta-like, whose amino-acid sequence MFCAVHVPEENWKRRMQACGGAVMTTANDINSSVLGQCDYFEERQVGGERFNIFQGCVNARICTLILRGGAEQFLEEIELRYMMR is encoded by the exons atgttctgtgctgttcatgtaccagaagaaaACTGGAAACGTAGAATgcaagcttgtggtggtgctgttatgactacagctaatgatattaattcaagtgttttgggtcaatgtgattactttgaagaacgtcaggttggtggtgagcgtttcaacattttccaag gttgcgttaatgctagaatatgtacattgattttacgtggcggtgccgaacaatttttggaagaaattgagcttcgttacatgatgcgataa